TGACTCACCAAATGGCTCCTCATCCAACTCTGAGGTAAAGATAATTGGTTCCTCGGGAGTACCCTCAGCGTCGATTTGTGCATCCCGGGTAATAATTAGTGAGGATTCGTTTCCTTCAGCAACTTCAGAAGGTTCCTCAAACGCCATGATTACCGTTCCTGGCTCAATCTCCAATGTTCCACTTTCTACGAAAATATAACCGTCGATGTAGTAAACGGAATCAGCGCTAAGTGTACGGTCGCCTTCAATCGGCTCAGACAAAATTACGCCGTTTTCGACGATATCATCAGCATAAGGGTGTTGTTCTTCAGGTTCAGGTTCCGGCTCAGGTTCAGGACCTACCGGGTTATCATCATCACTGCATGAAACGAATAATCCCATTGCAAGAGATGCAATAAGAAGTGGTTTTAGTAAAAATTTGATATCCATAATATTTGGAAGAAGTTGTTTTTTTGTTTCTGTTTGTTTCAACAGTTACAACTTATCCCTGCTACATTATGAACTCGTTACTGATATGTTATCAAAATAATAAGAAGTGGAATCTGCTTAATAATAACTTAAAATAAAACAGGCTACTCGCAATGAATAGCCTGAAATTTCTATTGATAAGAAGTAAACGTTCTAAGACGCATCCTTATCTTTATCCGTATTGTCATCAGAAAGTTCCGGTTCTTCTGATGCACTGCCTTTCTTCTTTTCATCACTCTTGTCATCCAAACCTTCCTCTTGATCTTCATCATTCGAAGCAGAACCGTTTGTAGCAGCCCTTTTAGAATCTTCGTGATCAAATATTCCCTCAGGATAATTACCACTCGGTCGGTCACCCAGCATGTCTCTTAAATCGACATGATTTAAAACCTCTTTGTCGAGCAGGGTTTCTGCCATCTCTTCCAGTTTGTCTTTATGCTTGTTAAGCAGATCCACTGTTCTCTGGTAGTTCTTCTGAATGATGTTTCGGATGGCACCATCGATCTTCTGAGCTGTATTTTCAGAATATTTTTTATTGAAGCCATAGCTGTCATTCGGACTATTGGAATCCTTAAGAGAAATATATCCAAGCTCCTCACTCATACCGTACTCCGCAACCATAGCAAATGCCATGTTGGTAATGCGCTCAAGATCATTCTGAGCCCCGGTCGATATTTTACCAAATACTAATTCTTCGGCAACACGGCCTCCAAGAAGAGCACATATTTTATCTTCAAGTTCCTCAGTAGTCATTAAAAAACGATCCTCGAGAGGAGTTTGAAGTGTATAGCCGAGTGCAGCAAATCCGCGTGGAACGATGCTTACTTTAAGAACAGGATCGGTATGCTCAAGAAACCAACCTACAATGGCATGACCCGCTTCGTGATAGGCTACAATTTTACGCTCGTCCTTGCTAATCAGTTTATTCTTCTTTTCCAATCCGGCCACAACTCGCTCAATTGCGTCCTGGAAGTCGATCATTTCAACCTGTTTCTTGTCTCTTCTGGCAGCCATCAAAGCAGCTTCATTACATAGATTAGCAAGATCCGCTCCGGCAAAACCAGGTGTTTGAGATGCCAATACTTTCAGATCAATTTGATCGGAAAGCTTAAGTTTTTTAGAGTGAACGTCAAGTATTTGCATTCTTCCATTCAGATCCGGCTTATCGATCATGATTTGACGGTCAAATCGTCCCGGTCTCAACAGAGCCGAGTCCAGAATATCCGGCCGGTTTGTAGCCGCCATAATGATCACACCTTTATCACTATTAAAACCGTCCATTTCACTAAGCAGCTGGTTCAATGTATTTTCACGCTCATCATTTGAACTCATCTGCATTCCTCGACCCCGTGTTCGGCCGATGGAATCAATTTCATCAATAAAGACTATACATGGTGCTTTCTCTTTAGCCTGCTTAAAAAGGTCCCGAACCCTGGCAGCACCTACACCTACAAACATCTCTACAAAATCGGATCCACTTAGAGAAAAGAATGGCACATCAGCTTCACCTGCAGTTGCTTTAGCCAGTAATGTTTTACCGGTTCCGGGAGGGCCAACTAGCAGAACACCTTTGGGCAGTGTACCTCCAAGATTTGTAAATTTTTGCGGATTGCTCAAAAACTCAACGACTTCTTCCACTTCAGCTTTTGCTTCCTGCAGTCCGGCTACATCTTTAAACGATACTTTACTTTCAGTCTGTTTATCATAAAGGCTCGCTTTATTTTTCCCGATATTCAGCACCTGCTGTCCGGGATTCATTCTTTTGAAAATAAATACCCAGAATGCAATAATCAGAGCTATTGGAATCAACCAGATCAAAATACCGCTGAACCAACTCTCTTCAATTCTTACATCGTAAACAACTTCATATTCATCCAGTTCTGCACGGATATCATCCCCTTCCAGCATGGTTGTTGTAAACTTATCTCCGGCTGATTCAGAGCGATCCCAGCGGTTCTCTGATGGTTGTGGGCGTTCCGCAATCCCCTCTTCAAAAGCTTTTTCTGAATACTCACCCTGAATATTTCTACCATTTGTAATCAGAATTTCATCTACATAGCCATTCTGTACGTATTCAAGAAATTCACTGTATTTAATCCGCTCAGAACTTTCTCCCGGGATGAAATAGAAATTAAATGCGATTAAGACTAAAAAGAGAACGATATAGATCCAGTTTGGAAACTTAGGAGCTTTCTTCGAATCTTTTGAATCGGAGTCTGATGAACCTTTTTTAAAATTGTTTTTCTTTGCCATTAAATCAGATTTGGTAAAACTAAAAGAGCCCTAAATATAACTCTTTTTCTATAAAATTACGCAGTACACTTCACAATCAACCGTCTGTATACTGTACTTGGAGACAACGTTTGGCAGAGGCGTTTCATACTTATGACTCTATTTCAATTTGATAGTTGTGTTCCTCTCCGGTATTTACTGTTAACTGCTTCTCTGCCTCAGTAATTCTGCCTATTACAATAAAATCATCAAATTCTGCTTTAAATTTTTCAACCAAAGGCTCCGGTAACGTAAATAACATTTCAAAATCTTCACCTCCGTAGAAAGCGTACTTGTCTACATCCTCATTCATTTCGTCTGCAACATTTCTTGCTTCCAAACTGATTGGAACTGCCGGAGAGTAGATCTCAGCACCCACACCCGACTGTTTCAAAACATCGCTGAGGTCGGCTACCAGACCTTGTGTAAGGTCTATCAAACAGTGTGGTTTAACTTCAGAATCTTTAAGAGCATTAAAAAGATCAATTCTGGCTTTGGGTATTAACTGCCTTTGCACTACATGCTCATAAGGTTGCAGATCCGGCTTGAATTGTTGCTCAGGATTATCCTGCCACGCTCTTTTTTCTCTTAATAGTATTCTGAGTCCGGCTAATGCACTTCCCAGTTCACCTGTAACACAAATGATGTCTCCCTCTTTGGCTCCTTTTCGATAGATGATATCATCTTTCTCTGCAACACCTATACAAACAACAGAGGCTGCTAAAAATTGGTGTGATGCCGTAGTATCTCCTCCTGTCACTTGCACTTTATAGTCGTGTGCGGCAGCATCTATTCCCTTATAGAGCTGTTCAATCATTTGAACTGAATATTTATTGGGAATCGCTATATCAATCAGTATCTGTTCGGGTTCTGCATTCATAGCCAAAATATCGCTTACCGCAGCTGTTACAAGCTTATATCCCAAGTGCTGGAATGGAGTATAGGTAAGGTCAAAATGGACTCCTTCAACAAAAACCTCTGAACTGGTACAAGAAACTTTACCGTCACTTTGCATGGATACAGAGGCGTCATCTCCTATCCCCTTTAAAATATTATCTCTTTTGAATCCTGTATATTTTTTAAAGGACTCAATAAGTGATTTAAAACCGATATCTTGTATCTGTTGAAATTCTTTCTTTGCCATAGTTTACAAATAAAAAAAGGCAGTTATCCCTGATTAGGGACAAATGCCTTTTGTAATAATTAATTGTACAGTTTAATTAAATCTCTCGTCGTGTAGAGTAATTAATCCTCAACGTTCCTGCATGACGAAGCTCCTGCTGTACATCGGTGATAGTACCAAATTCTGAGTCTTCATCAACCCGAAGTGATACAATCAAGCGTGGTTCTTCCATCAATTTATCATACATGATATTTCTGATAGAACCCATGTCATCGATTAGTGAGTCATCAATCTGAACTTTAGTTTCACCCAATCTATTCCCTGATAATCTTTCAGGTCCGATATAGATGTAACTAACCAAACGTTTTTGCTCAATCTTTTCGATGTTTTCAGCATCCGCATAATTCACCTGTACCTGAAGTTCAACTTCCCTCAATACGGTTGTAACCATAAAGAAAATAAGAAGCATGAATACAACATCAGGCATCGCAGATGTCGGAATACTTTGCTTTGTACCGGCTTGTTTCTTTTTAAAATGTGCCATACTTCCTACCCCTCATCAGGTTCTGCGATTGATATTTTCTTAGGATACATATCCCTTATCTCATCATATTGCTCGCTGTTCTGCTCGAGTGAAGTAAAAGGCACTCCAAACCGATCCATCGAGGCCTGATGTCTGAGTTCTGCATACGCACCCATAACTTCATCAAGCATGTCGATGTAAATATTATAGGGTGTGCGCCTGTCAGTTTTAATCGATACGATTGCATCATCAGGAGATTCAGACAGATTAGGATCAGCTCCATTATTATCAACAAAAGTTTTGATACGATCTCTAACGTTGTTGAGTGAAGCCGGTTCATCGTCAATAAGAATCATTCCTTGAGCGTTCACCAGAATGTTGAGCAAGTTACGCTCCCTTACCGGCGGGGGTTCAATGTCGTCAGGTATGGGTGGTAATACCAAACCGATACCTGTATCAACATCAATAGTAGTTACAACAAGAAAGAAGATCAGCAAAAGAAAGGCAATATCCGCCAGGGACGACCCATCAATTTCTCCACTTTCCTTATCTCGCTTTTTCTTAAGCATACATTTAAAATTTAAATGTTCCGCGTGTTCCTGTTACGACAATGCCGAGTATCATTGCTACTATCATAAACATCATAGTGGCAACGCCCGCCTGGTTAGCTGAACCTAAGGTAGCATAAGAGATTACGAATACTACAACGGGAACTCCCATTGCACCTACGCGTTTGATATCTGATTTTCCGTTAACCACATTTTTGATTCCGGAAACAAGTATACCAAGAACTCCTATACCGATCAGGCCTAAGACTAACCCTATTGCTAAATTTTCAATCATAATAATTTCCTTAGATTGGATTTGGGTTTAAGTTAGTTCTTAGGCTTCGTCTGTGTCGGTGTTTTCAGGAACAATTTGTTTTCCTTCTTTCAACAGAACAATTGAATCGATCAATGTAATAGATCCTTCTTCCATATCTGAGATAATTCTGTCAATTTTGGATACACAGTAGTTGTAACCGATTTGAAGAATAATACCCGCAAGAAGACCACCAGCTGTTGTCAAAAGCGCAATTTTAATACCACGTGCTACAAGACTTGGTGAAATATCAGCTGCAGCTTCAATAGCATCGAACGCCTCAATCATACCAACAACCGTTCCAAGGAATCCGAGGAGTGGTGCAATTGAAATGAAGAGTGAAAGCCAAACAAGTCCTCTTTCAAGGAAGCTCATTTCAATAGAACCGTAAGTTGTAATGGCTTTTTCTGCTGCTTCGATACCTTCATCAGCACGCATTAATCCAGCCTGAAATACTGATGCAACAGGACCGCGTGTCTGGGCACAAAGTTCCTGAGCCGCAGGGATACCGCCTTCTTGTAATGCTTCCTGCACTTCAAGGATAAATTTTCTGGTGTTAATGTCAGCTAAGTTGAGTGTGATGATGCGCTCTAAAAAGATAGCCAATCCAAGAATCAGGGCTATCAGAACAGGCCACATGAATTCACCACCTTCATTAAATTTTTCGACGATTACGTTAAAAAAGCCAGCATCAGCTCCAGCTTGAAGAAAAATGAGAGCTAAAGATGAAGTCATACTATTACTCCGCGTTAAGTTTTGGTTAAGAGCTAAATTTGAAGGAAAATGATAGATCATTTGCACTTCAATGTCAAAGTCAGATTTTTAATTTAATAAACAGAAAATATTAAAAATCTGCCATTGACAATGTTTTAATGTTCGTATCGTGGAATATATTAGATCATATCCCTAACTACCAAACAGATTCCTTAATTATTTTTCAAAATGCTTAAATGAGCCGTTTTTTTTGTAAAAATTCGTTTATGAAGGGGAAATGGTCTTATTTCAAAAATTTATTTAACAAATTTTTTACAGATCAGGAGCGTAATTGTTGATACCGCTCAATTCCACGGCTCAAAAACTCTTCAAAATCCTGAGCTCGGGTAAATCCAATGAGCTGATCCAGCACTTTTCCGGAGTGAGGATCTACTATTGCATATGTAGGAAGAGCGAGTGTTCCGGTTAAATCAAATTGAAATTGCTGGTTTTCTTCTGCACTATTTCCCCCATCCGTATACAGTTTAACCTTCTCCATTTGTGAAAACTTTTCCTGAATGTTGTCTAGTGGAAATACAGTGGCTTCCATCGCCCTGCAATTTGTGCACGTGTAACCGGTAAAATCAACAAAGATTGGAACATTATCTGCGATTGCCGTTTCTACAGATGCGTCGTAGTTATCAGACCACTCCGATTCAACGGCACTGCTTCCACCTGCGGCGCTGATGGAGCGAACAACACTGACATCTGTAGACTTAGCTGCGGGCAACCATGCATCCCAGATTCCAAGCGAGGCCCCCATTAATCCCGGTATCAGGTAAAAACTGAAAAGTAGAAACGGCATAGCCAGCAGCAATCTGCCTGTTGTAATGGATTTGGGTTTCTCCTCTCCA
This is a stretch of genomic DNA from Rhodohalobacter barkolensis. It encodes these proteins:
- the ftsH gene encoding ATP-dependent zinc metalloprotease FtsH — its product is MAKKNNFKKGSSDSDSKDSKKAPKFPNWIYIVLFLVLIAFNFYFIPGESSERIKYSEFLEYVQNGYVDEILITNGRNIQGEYSEKAFEEGIAERPQPSENRWDRSESAGDKFTTTMLEGDDIRAELDEYEVVYDVRIEESWFSGILIWLIPIALIIAFWVFIFKRMNPGQQVLNIGKNKASLYDKQTESKVSFKDVAGLQEAKAEVEEVVEFLSNPQKFTNLGGTLPKGVLLVGPPGTGKTLLAKATAGEADVPFFSLSGSDFVEMFVGVGAARVRDLFKQAKEKAPCIVFIDEIDSIGRTRGRGMQMSSNDERENTLNQLLSEMDGFNSDKGVIIMAATNRPDILDSALLRPGRFDRQIMIDKPDLNGRMQILDVHSKKLKLSDQIDLKVLASQTPGFAGADLANLCNEAALMAARRDKKQVEMIDFQDAIERVVAGLEKKNKLISKDERKIVAYHEAGHAIVGWFLEHTDPVLKVSIVPRGFAALGYTLQTPLEDRFLMTTEELEDKICALLGGRVAEELVFGKISTGAQNDLERITNMAFAMVAEYGMSEELGYISLKDSNSPNDSYGFNKKYSENTAQKIDGAIRNIIQKNYQRTVDLLNKHKDKLEEMAETLLDKEVLNHVDLRDMLGDRPSGNYPEGIFDHEDSKRAATNGSASNDEDQEEGLDDKSDEKKKGSASEEPELSDDNTDKDKDAS
- the thiL gene encoding thiamine-phosphate kinase, whose translation is MAKKEFQQIQDIGFKSLIESFKKYTGFKRDNILKGIGDDASVSMQSDGKVSCTSSEVFVEGVHFDLTYTPFQHLGYKLVTAAVSDILAMNAEPEQILIDIAIPNKYSVQMIEQLYKGIDAAAHDYKVQVTGGDTTASHQFLAASVVCIGVAEKDDIIYRKGAKEGDIICVTGELGSALAGLRILLREKRAWQDNPEQQFKPDLQPYEHVVQRQLIPKARIDLFNALKDSEVKPHCLIDLTQGLVADLSDVLKQSGVGAEIYSPAVPISLEARNVADEMNEDVDKYAFYGGEDFEMLFTLPEPLVEKFKAEFDDFIVIGRITEAEKQLTVNTGEEHNYQIEIES
- a CDS encoding ExbD/TolR family protein, with protein sequence MAHFKKKQAGTKQSIPTSAMPDVVFMLLIFFMVTTVLREVELQVQVNYADAENIEKIEQKRLVSYIYIGPERLSGNRLGETKVQIDDSLIDDMGSIRNIMYDKLMEEPRLIVSLRVDEDSEFGTITDVQQELRHAGTLRINYSTRREI
- a CDS encoding ExbD/TolR family protein — encoded protein: MLKKKRDKESGEIDGSSLADIAFLLLIFFLVVTTIDVDTGIGLVLPPIPDDIEPPPVRERNLLNILVNAQGMILIDDEPASLNNVRDRIKTFVDNNGADPNLSESPDDAIVSIKTDRRTPYNIYIDMLDEVMGAYAELRHQASMDRFGVPFTSLEQNSEQYDEIRDMYPKKISIAEPDEG
- a CDS encoding MotA/TolQ/ExbB proton channel family protein, coding for MTSSLALIFLQAGADAGFFNVIVEKFNEGGEFMWPVLIALILGLAIFLERIITLNLADINTRKFILEVQEALQEGGIPAAQELCAQTRGPVASVFQAGLMRADEGIEAAEKAITTYGSIEMSFLERGLVWLSLFISIAPLLGFLGTVVGMIEAFDAIEAAADISPSLVARGIKIALLTTAGGLLAGIILQIGYNYCVSKIDRIISDMEEGSITLIDSIVLLKEGKQIVPENTDTDEA